tagaaaatatcattCTATAAGCACagaacaaaaaacaattcAATAAGAAATGTTAACATATgacaatgatgatgttgacatatcaaaaaaaaacaacaaaaaacGAAAATATTCTAACTCATAATAGACATTCTAATATATTCACATTAAGCTGCATTTTCTCccaaaaaaacaacaaacaaattCATATGGAGATTTTTGGGGGTCAGGGATCTCGGAATCACAACTTATCATatctcttttttttttaaagtaTTTATggtatttattttaatatctttatcGATTTATAGATAGATAacaatcaaaataataatcatcttttctttatattatattgttaaTAGATGGTAgatttataaaaataatataaactaCTTAACAATCCAAAACATATTAGAATAATAGGGACTTgcttttcaaaattactAGATACACCTCTAATCATCCCTACCATAAATAACACTAAAGATGAATACAATGCAATGGAAATCCCTTGTGCTACATCTATTTTGTAACGAATTAAATATGCTGCTCTTGCAAATGTTGCAGATAAAGTAGTTCCACCAAGTAGAGATATTAGTGACCCTTTACGTTGGTATCCCATCATACCACCGCTTAAATTGACTAAAGTTAAAAATATAGCTGGATGATCCATGTTTGCTCTTTCCGTCAAGATTACTGTGTAACggtttttttttcctttgatTATTCTACgatatataaaaagaacATTTTAAATAAAAGGGAAGATGACTTGACAGGTTATTTCACTTGATTAtgtaagaaaaaatcattaactTATATACTTCGAGAAGATCCTCCGTCTTTGAGGGAGTTTAGATTTGTTGAAAACTAAGttgtcttttttttttttttttgtcttttaaTTATACCGGAGATATGCTTGATTTAGTAAGCTATTgttatcttttattttattttttaccCCTCGATTATAACGGAATTAatagaattttttttatgcGTTACTGACAGTACATAACAGTAAGTTACTGTTATGTACGTACAATTCATTTCTCTATGtaaaatttacaaaaatatagTAGTAATATATCTACAGAttatgtaataataatactatcacaatattgttttcatttattttctataaatctaatcttttaatttgttCTAAACGTTCATTAATGGCATGCTCAAagttttcttgtttctgCTCTTCTGTTTCTTGTATCTTCGCATCTAACAAGTTACGATGAATTGATTGTAATGCCTTTATAGAGTCTACTTCATCAATAACACACgaaatatttatttcattaGCACCTTGAGAAAtcatttcaatattaatacCTTGTTCTGCCAACGTAGTAAACATAGTACCTGCGATACCAATAAAttgtttcatttgtttACCAACTAATGATACAATAGCCATTTTTTTAGTAACATCCACTCTACCTAaaacttttaatttttccacGGCTTGTCttaatgatttcattgaatCAGAATCTGGAATAGGTAAAGCCATTGAGACATGAACTTCTGAAGtagaaattaaatcaacaaccaatttatatttatccAATATAGTGAAAATTTGTGCCAAAAACCCATGAGATAAAGTTTTCTTGTTAGAATGGATATTCAACACAACTATATCATTCTTTGTCGTGATGGCTGTAGCAcctcttttctttttctcaaAGAATGATGAACTTAATGTTTCAGGTGGGTGAGGTGGTGTACATTCACCCTTCTTAGCAACGTTATCAGGATAAATAATAGTACCTTCACCTCTTGGGTTTTGAACGTTTTTGATTCTGATTGGAATCTTTGCTTGAATAACTTGTTCCATTGTGAATGGATGAATAACTTCTGAACCATAATAAGTCAATTCAGAAGCTTCTTCAGGTGTAACACTAGCCAGTAGACGAGCTTGTGGGACCTTTCTTGGGTCCGCGGTAAATATACCATCAACTTCTTTCCAAACTTGTAATTCATCTGCATTGGCGGCAACAGCAATCAATGCAGCACACAAATCGGTATAACCACGTCCGACACCATTCAAAAGACCCATGGGAACTAAACCAAAGAACCCTGTGAAAACTGGGACTATCCGTTCTTTAGAATTCATAAACGgttgtaatttttccttaAAGGCTTGGAAAAGGAATGTATAGAAACTGTTATCCAAAACTGTGGAATTGTAATCACTTGGAACAATATGAGTCAAATCGACATATTTAGCTTTACAACCACGATCATTACATAATGCAGTAATGAACAGACAActtaatttttcaccaACGGACATAACAAGGTCAATGGTACGTGTACTAACTTCACCAAGGATTTTTGAAGcttctaaatatttatccaccaatttcaattctttattggaatcatcaattaatttgGTTTGTAAGACGgcattttgaatatatctttCAGCATTATCGATATGATCTTGTCTAATCATTTCAATGATTGGTTTGAAATCCATTTCTTGAGATGCAAGATCACAACATTTCAATAGCCTTGATGTAGTACCTTCTGCCTTAACGGATGAGGAACGAGCTGAACAGACGACGGCAacattgttattatattctttgttATCTGGAGATGAAtagaatttaatgatatcatCAACTATCTTAACGGGGAATTTACCAACTGAGGTACCACCGAATTTTTGAACAACCCAATTGGACGATGATGAACTTTGTAACATTGTGCTTTATATTGTAGCGTTGTTTTCCCTCTTCAGAGCAATGAATTAGAAGTACGAGTGCAAGTTCAGAGGATCTAGCAAATAATGAATGGTACAATCACTCtactttaaatattttctagTTCAGTCTAGTTGATATAAAGTCTACGTACGtaaatatctttaatttaACAAAAGCTTGTTTAgttctgatgatgaaaattcGCATGAATTACTAGAATAATTATTCTCGAAGCCAATGAgtgatttgaaaaattattgttcCGGAGAGTAAGCCCGCAGTGCTGTTCCACTTGAGTCATAGTAAAAATCATGCTCGAGAGGGTAACCCATATTTTAtgtaagaaaaaaaggaaaagcTGAAAACTGTGGCATTCAGGCGGGCAGGTCTGGGTGTTTATCCGTGGGTTGTTATGCGGATATATTACCTTCACTTTAAATATCAAAGATGCCTTTTAGAAGCGGGTTGAGCATTTTCTCTTCCTACTGATAACTAGCATTAGGCATTTACTATAGTTAAATGATTCTAAGAGCTGGAGATGTAATATAGGTGTCACATCTTGGAACCAGCTATATACAAACTCTTCTTATCTATCATTTATGACTTTATTTTCACTCCCTTTCAAACCAAAATTAATTTGTGTCGGAGTTCGGAGTTCCCTTAAATAAAAGTATACATAGCGCCGTTCATCATTCGATGAAGATTTGAAGGAAGAAGATTATGTCAAATAGGTAGATTGATGTCAAAAACAAATTAGCCTAATGTTTAGCAGCTCCTCGACtgttttcttgaataacCATACATCAAGGTCTTATGAAAGTCTGTTGGATTATAGAAAAGAAGCCCACTGTGCCTTCAAAAGATTATGCGATTTTACAGTCTAATAATTGTGCAGTTCTATAcgtgaatttttttttcgttttTAAACTGgtcttctttttgttcAACCTCACACCAGAAGAGCTTGCTGAAACAGAAAAGTAATCACCAAAACTCCGCGTTTAAGTTAGGATCAAATATAACTTACCACTATTTTGTAGGTACAGGATATAGCCTATGTAtgtctatatatatatataagaggTCCCGACGACTACACATATCTATGCTAGATTTCTGTATATAAGTTGGTGTAGGGCGCAGTTCAACTAAGCTTCCCTTCCCACTTTGGTAAGATGCTTGGGGTttattcatcttcatttcttgaaaagCGTGCAAGTATTTTTTGTTGCGGCAGTATGTACACAATATAGCTGCTAAAAAGACAGACTAAGGCGAATATCCTCATAATTTAAATCATATGTGTAAACCTTCCGAGGCTATACCCCATCTCATGGGGAAATAAAGTGAGGGCACATTTTTTAAATGGTATTTCAAGTTTCTTGCGCTCTCAGCATGACATTTATCGACATTTTTGCATTTATTTGGATTTAGTTTTGCATATTGGTTCAACTTTTTATCTTAAAAAGATTCCAAATGACGACGTGTAAATGTGCAAAGTTCGCTCCAGTTTTTCCAATTATTCCCAGATATATAATCCTTTGCttccaattcaattaatcATAGTTCATTGTGCACCATAATGTATTCTAAGATACACATTATGCAACTGAGATGAGATTGATAACTCCTCAGTTCAATGATGGTTTAAATCTTAATCATCTTCATGCTGTTTCAGACATTGGATCAATTGGTCTACTTTATTATTGCTATAGTTCCTTTTATTAATGTTCTTACTTTGGTCTTTGTTTTCAATCTGTCTCTTCTGCTCCCTAACCAATcgtaatttttcacttttggCAACCAATTGATCAATccttttgaatatttcttccttcttaatttttttactaAAAACTaacaattcattgatttctttCACTGTAATATAATCTgaatcttcttcctcttcttcttcttccttctcAGCATATCTAATGCTCTTACTTGTATTTTTATCTTCCAAGTTCCTTTTTCTGGTACGTTGTGGCGTACTAGTACTCCGAGGAAAATCATCGATAAGAACATTATTTTGTCTACATATTGTGGCAGCTAATTGAGTAATCTCATCCACTGTCGtgatcatattttttaataagaCATCAGGATCTGGATCATCACCACTTTCGATTCTTTgccttttccttttctcgAAATGGTTATGTATCAATGAGCTGACTTTTATTGGTGTCGTTGTAGAATCTGAGGTAGCCGTTGTACTTTGCGTTATATTACTGCTATCTTGTCGTTGCTGTTGTGATTGTCGAAGTGGTGTAGTAATGGGACTAAGAAATTCCGAGCGAGAATGTGATATAAATGAAGACGTACTAGAGTCTGATGTTGATgacaatgatgaattagGAGAAGAAGATAGTGGCATGGTCCTTTGTCTTTCgcttcttcttgttttcgTTATGGGAGCCCTTCCATCTTTGTTAGTCGGGGTATCTTGATCTGGTGAGGACATGTAttattctttcaatatatattgtaGTCAGCAGAAGTAAGTATGTTATAATAGAAAATTTTTATCCCTCTGTGCAATCGTGTAGTTCTTAAGTGACCTAAGTGGCcttctctttcttttgtAGGGTTTTAATCGTTTGTTGGCTAGTTCGAAAGTTGTTGCATAATTCAATCTTTTAAACTTTAGCAGACTGCATCTAATTTAAATGCTAAGGCGGAGAGCAAAAACTAATACGCATATAAAACTTAACTTGAAAACACAGCAAATTTGTATACAAAGGGTTTATACAACAACTTTAAGGCGATCAccaatgaatttttttttgtaatcattatattatacacTATTATAGGgttataaaataaaatatatgtaGACATGGTTTCTAATTAAAATAGTTTAGAAGTAATTTTAGAAATGATATGTAGAGCCACGACGGAGAAAATAAAGCCGACAGCTAAAAACAATACAACCAATGGATCTATCTTCAAACCGGTAGCTTCATCtgaataaatctttaaCATTGGATTTGAACTAGGGCTAGAAGCACTTTCAGCTTTAGATTTAGCAGCAACTGGTGCTTGCTTTCTTTTCTGTAGTGTACGTTGACCTCCTGGTGGTGTAGATGTAGTTGCCATTgtaattgatgatgatgatatatgGAGATAATAAATGTATTAATGTGGATATAGCGTAATATTTATCGACCTTCTTTTGAATGTATAGACTGTTAAAAGAACGTTTCTATGCTCATGCCTATGTTCTTGTATAAAGAAGTGAAGTAACAGTATAGTTAAATAACTTATAACATGTTACGTGTTTCGTACACGTCAAAGGGAAGCATATGTTTTCTATAACTCCGGTCTCGtgataaatcaatatcTAAGTTTCCAGTCaggtgaaaaattattaatggaAACTTAGAAATCCATACCCGTGACATTTCTTAAGGGTAGACATACTCTTGTTCGATCAACTTCACAATAGCCGatgttgtttgtttgttttgtttaGTCTATAAACATCGACTGGTATAGGCAAGTGGCGTCTATAAGGAGAAGAGGTGCAAGACTATGCTTTAGTTCCTCGTTGGTCAAAAAAGGTCATGGTTCCTCAATCATAGCAATCCGGAAAGATCTTTTCTAGTTTGTTTCAGGTCAACTATTAAAAAGCACCAAGTTGGTTTGTTAAGCGAGGAAGATACACTGTGTGGATGGTGATAACAAACAAACCGGCTGATACGAATGAAAAGTTCGTAAAGTCAGGTAACATTCCAACTCTCTCTACAGACTGCAAgtcaaattcaaattctgATACTGATAAATCCTCTCCGATGTCTTCTTCGAAAAGAAGAAGTCCTTCCATCTTGAAAAACCTAGTCATTGACGACAATATTCATTCTAAAGCTCAACAATTGTACTTAAACTCAAATGGTACTGATGCTTCTACTGATGAGGATGTAGCGAGGAGGCCAAGAATGAGAAGGAATCAAGATAGGGCAAAGATCTCATATGTCTTTAAAAGAGGAAATAGTCGTCaaaatagtagtagtagaaGAGTAAAAGCGAAACACACACAATTAGCTAATCAAGTTAATGAACAACAAGAGTATTCTCCATATAATCATACACTACCTTTGGGTTTGAATGATgctaataaattgaatgagAATGTCCAGTTCAACCCGATCCATAACGATTCAATTGATACCTCTAGTTTAAACGATACCACTAATCATGATACAACCCCATTGATATACAATTATGATTattcaacaattaaaaTAAAGTATGATccattgaaatattttaattttcaaaaaaatttggaattctcatcatcttctttataTACTAATAGTGAAGAACAGCAGCAAGAAGAGCACGAGGAACAAGAAGATGACGTCAAAAAGttccaaaaaatatcaaagcAATTACAAATTAACAGTAGTAACGATAACatgataaatattaatCCCCAACAGAAATACTCACATCACTTCCCTTATAATGGCGCCATCTTAAAACAAAAGGATTATTCCACTTCAAATACATTTCCTAATTCAAATGATAGagatttttttctaaaattattgaaacaCTCTAAACATGCCTCttatttcaattcaaatacTACTTTAGCAAATCATTCTAATAGAAATGATAAATCAATAATCGgaaagaataaaattagAAGTAAACTGAAAATAACGACAGTCGTAAATTCGTCAATTGAATACATtcatattaataattatgaaattaaaacatGGTATAAATCCCCATACCCATTATCAAcgaataaaaataagatTTTATACATCTGTGAACTTTGCTTGAAAAATTCCAACTCGAGGCAAACCCATTATAATCATCAATTCAAATGTACAAATCAtcgaaataataataacattaaaACTCCTCCTGGAAATCAAATCTATTTTGCTCAAATAAATGGACTATCAATTTGGGAAATTGATGGTCgtgaaaatattgaatattgtAGAAACTTATGTCTCTTGTCAAAATTGTTCCTAAACTCTAAAACTTTATATTATGATGTGGAACCCTTCATTTTTTATGTATTAATGAAACAGACGAAAGACTCATATGATTATAATTTCATTggttatttttcaaaagaaaaatctaATTCTCtaaattataatttaaGTTGTATATTAACTTTGCcaatttatcaaagaatGGGATAtggaaattttttaatggaattttcttatttattgtCAAGAAGAGAATTCAAATTAGGTACTCCAGAAAAACCATTGAGTGATCTTGGTTTATTATCATACAGAAATTTCTGGAAAATTAAAATCGCAAAAACTTTATTACTAATTAAAAATGCATTTGAacaatcatcatcatcatcatcatcatcatcatcatcatcatcacaGGCTCAATTAACATTGAAAACAATCACCTTGAATGATTTGGCTAACTTAACAGGAATGACTACAACCGATGTGATTTTTGGTCTTgaacaattaaaattaCTATATTATCATACTCCATCGGTACCATCACCTGCATCCTCACAATTTTCACCGAATAAAGAGGAAgttaaaatcaaaatcaaaatcaaatcatgGTCAATTCTACAAGAATTAGTAGATAACTGGGACTCCAAAAATTATCCAAATGTTGAACcagaattattaatttggaAACCAATGATTTTTGGTCCATCTTTTGGTATAAATACATTACAACCACCGCCCCCAATATCACCGCCTTTGcaacatcatcaacaatCAGACTCGATATCACTAAATACAACTTCAGGTGATTTTTTCAGTGACCATATTAATACTTTAACCAATTTTATGAGTGATGATATTAACGACCCAAGAGATCTAGAAACTGTAACATTGGAATCactattaaagaaaaatgaggcacttcaaaaaatatctgACCTTCCTAAGTCCTCTAATGATTTGGGAGAAACCCTTGACCATGCTGGTGGTGATGAAGAATGGAAACTATGTTACAAAGAACCAATATTACCGAGTACTACGATCGCTATTACTACTATGAATAGTGGAACAAATGTAATaaactataataataataataataataatagtagtaataaGAGCAAGAATAAACGACCACAAAAGGCGATATTCTCCTCCGAAATCCAAATAACGGAGCAAGAAGGGGAAGATGACGAGCCTGATGACGATATTGGAGACATAAGTAATACTCTAGAGGACATAGATAACaacgatgatgatgatcaaGAATATAGTAGTAACGACGTAGACGAAGACGATGAggaggatgatgatgaagaagaagaagaaaatctAGTGTCTGATGAGGAAGTGTAATATTCGTTACTATTTCGGAACAACCCTTGACATATATCTCTGACCTAATAGAGAACGCAATATTAATAGTTTTGAGTTTTCGCCCTATGTACAAGTTCTATTAAAAGTTGGTGTCATATCAACACTAAAGGACTGTCTGCGGACTGTGATGACACTAATAATTTTCCATGACTATCCCTATTCAAGTATTCGGCCAATATGCTAATAATATTGGTAAAAATCAGAATATTTTGGCACATAGctacatatataaaaatcaGACTATCTGTGCCTTTGAAGGGTTCAAGGTAGGTTGTGACATGACCCGCACAATCCTGCCCGGTATGACTGAAACtgatgaatattttcttaCATTATGAATTTctacattattataaaatattcttgaaCATATAGGTACTTTACACCTTCACAAAATTAAgttaatattaattattgagttaaattagaaagaaTTTCTCTATTCTATTACATGAAAAAAGATACATATGAAACAGttaaaaattaatttttatAATCTCCTTATTTCTTGCTCTTCTTTTCAGCCTTCTTAGCAGCTTCAGTTTGTTCCTTGACAACCTTCTTGACGAtcttttgttcttcaatCAAGAAAGCTCTGACAATTCTTTCCTTAACACAGTTGGCACATCTGGAACCACCGTAGACTCTAGAAACAGTCTTGTGAGTCTTGGAGACAGAAGCATATTGTCTTGGTCTCAAAGCAGCGACACCTGGTAAAGCGATACCACAGTCACCACACTTTGGTCTGCTAGCCAACTTCTTGACGTGTTGGGCACGCAAGATACCACCTGGGGTCTTGACGACCTTGATCTTGTTAGACTTGGTGTTGTctgttttgaaattaataataaaaacaaaaatgtTTTAATTATAATGATTGTTAGTAATTCAGCTCCTAGTTCGTTAATAGATACGAAATTGAATGGTTTTTCCTTGTTTTGAGAACGGTTTAAAAATTACTGATTGGGAGAAAACGAGCCTGTAAATTCTGGTAACCATGGAAGTTCTTTCACTATCTGGAGTTTGCTATTTTATACTTCAAATATGTAACATTCTTCTTTGCAGAAACTGGATTCAGCGTTTTTCTCTCACTAAATTTAGATTGTCATCTTCATAACCAAAGCGACTTCCGTAATTCTATGGTAGTATTTTCCTTCATTTCTAACATGTACGTTAAGGTATTAAGTTATCTTTAAGTTCTGTATAATCTCCTTTTCTTTGCATGGAATCCGTAAGACAAATCAAATGTAGCTATcaaatcattcaatttcttaattATTGTAGGAATGCTTTTTACATACATggatttcttcttctgaaaGTAACACGTTGAGCCATTTTATGTGGTTGTTTCCTTTACTGGTATGATCGTTCTGCTATTATGCCAAATTTCAACTACTACTTTTAAATCTTGTTAGTTCCggtaatatttttgatatctACTCAGACGCCTCCAAAGGCTACACGGTCTGTCGCTGGAACCTCCGTCTACGTTAGTGGATCTGGGGCAGATGGTTCACAGCGGTTTAGAAGGAACGATTTTTTCCCAAAGGAGACTACCTCCCAATCTCGCTCCGTGTAGAAAAGGCAACCGAATCCGGTTCAAGGGCAGGAAGTTCAAATTATCTTCGTCAATAAAACTATCTATCTGAAACCCATACATTTGAAACATCCGTACATTGTGGGGAAATAAAGTGACTGCACTATGCATGGACTGGATTAGACTATGTAAGTGCGTGTTCCTaatgtttatatatatccacATCTTGAATCGGTACTGAATATTTCTGTGGATTCCATGTTATAAATAGGTTATGCTTCAGCCCTCGAAGCTAAAGATGCTTCGATCATTCCAAAACAGTGGCAGTTTTAATCCATCTGTAAGAGACAGAATGGGTACTTATTTTCTacttgaaaatgatgaagatggtgAAGTATAAAAGTGAGATTGCATTTTTTAAATAGTCTTTTTACTTATATCTTGGTAAAACAAAtctaaaaatatatagtgCTTTTACAACTTATATATTACAGAGTTATTACACGATACTGCTGCATCATTAAAGATACGCTTATTCATTTTCAGCTGCAATGACTTCCATTTCTAAATCAGCATTCAATGGCAATGCTGCGACAGCAACACATGATCTAGCTGGTTTGTGGACGTTGAAATATTTGGCATAAACAGTATTAAATTCTGCAAAGCTATTGATATCAgccaaaaaaatattgactttaataattctttctaATGAAGAGTTACTAGCTTCTAGAACTTTTTTCACGTTTTGAATAACTTGTTCCGCTTTGTCAGCAATTGAACCTTCGACTGGTTTATTATCAGAAGTCAATGGAATTTGACCTGAGAGAAAGATCAAATTGTTGGCCTTCATGGCATGAGAATACGACGCCGCAGCAGATGGTGCTTCGCTACAATTAATAGGTGTTAAGGTAGTCATTTTGGTTGCTTTTCTTCGTCTTcggataataatataaaccTTTTATTTGTCAAGTACCAATTGATATATTGTACAACTATGTCTTAAGTTATAAAACTCTTGGTCGTGAGACGTAGTGAGCCAATTTTGAATGACGCTATCGAGATTGAAACTTATAAATGCGAGTTAAGGCACGTACGGTGAAAATTGTCCGAAACATCTTTACAACAATATCCCCTTGTTAAACAGATGAGTTAATACTTTACTTGAGTCACCATATCAACTCAAGTAGCAAGAATGTAAgaataaaagtaaaaatGAGTAGGGCAAGTAAAATAACATTTACATTAGCATGCATATTTACTGTTACGACAACGGTCGGTGTTCATATGGTACAAGCGTTAGAGAGGGAAACGCTCCATCAAGGTCCAATAAAGGATGCTAAAAGGGTGGCTGAAAAGAAACGTCTTAAAGATTCTTCAGGAGATGAAGTGCCCTTGGGAAAACAATTTGGCAGTAGCGATCCTTCCAAAGAGAAGAAACGATTGTTTAATAAAACTGAACATGAAATGCAAGCAGaactaaagaagaaatacGAACAACTACAACCATTATCAGGAGAGATAGTAACAGAAGATGGAGA
The Naumovozyma dairenensis CBS 421 chromosome 5, complete genome DNA segment above includes these coding regions:
- the HOM3 gene encoding aspartate kinase (similar to Saccharomyces cerevisiae HOM3 (YER052C); ancestral locus Anc_7.226), translated to MLQSSSSSNWVVQKFGGTSVGKFPVKIVDDIIKFYSSPDNKEYNNNVAVVCSARSSSVKAEGTTSRLLKCCDLASQEMDFKPIIEMIRQDHIDNAERYIQNAVLQTKLIDDSNKELKLVDKYLEASKILGEVSTRTIDLVMSVGEKLSCLFITALCNDRGCKAKYVDLTHIVPSDYNSTVLDNSFYTFLFQAFKEKLQPFMNSKERIVPVFTGFFGLVPMGLLNGVGRGYTDLCAALIAVAANADELQVWKEVDGIFTADPRKVPQARLLASVTPEEASELTYYGSEVIHPFTMEQVIQAKIPIRIKNVQNPRGEGTIIYPDNVAKKGECTPPHPPETLSSSFFEKKKRGATAITTKNDIVVLNIHSNKKTLSHGFLAQIFTILDKYKLVVDLISTSEVHVSMALPIPDSDSMKSLRQAVEKLKVLGRVDVTKKMAIVSLVGKQMKQFIGIAGTMFTTLAEQGINIEMISQGANEINISCVIDEVDSIKALQSIHRNLLDAKIQETEEQKQENFEHAINERLEQIKRLDL
- the SBH1 gene encoding Arf family guanine nucleotide exchange factor SBH1 (similar to Saccharomyces cerevisiae SBH2 (YER019C-A) and SBH1 (YER087C-B); ancestral locus Anc_7.369) encodes the protein MATTSTPPGGQRTLQKRKQAPVAAKSKAESASSPSSNPMLKIYSDEATGLKIDPLVVLFLAVGFIFSVVALHIISKITSKLF
- the NDAI0E04740 gene encoding 60S ribosomal protein eL34 (similar to Saccharomyces cerevisiae RPL34A (YER056C-A) and RPL34B (YIL052C); ancestral locus Anc_7.237), translating into MAQRVTFRRRNPYNTKSNKIKVVKTPGGILRAQHVKKLASRPKCGDCGIALPGVAALRPRQYASVSKTHKTVSRVYGGSRCANCVKERIVRAFLIEEQKIVKKVVKEQTEAAKKAEKKSKK
- the HMF1 gene encoding putative isoleucine biosynthesis protein HMF1 (similar to Saccharomyces cerevisiae HMF1 (YER057C) and MMF1 (YIL051C); ancestral locus Anc_7.238), encoding MTTLTPINCSEAPSAAASYSHAMKANNLIFLSGQIPLTSDNKPVEGSIADKAEQVIQNVKKVLEASNSSLERIIKVNIFLADINSFAEFNTVYAKYFNVHKPARSCVAVAALPLNADLEMEVIAAENE
- the PET117 gene encoding Pet117p (similar to Saccharomyces cerevisiae PET117 (YER058W); ancestral locus Anc_7.239); its protein translation is MSRASKITFTLACIFTVTTTVGVHMVQALERETLHQGPIKDAKRVAEKKRLKDSSGDEVPLGKQFGSSDPSKEKKRLFNKTEHEMQAELKKKYEQLQPLSGEIVTEDGEVVQSNK
- the TMH11 gene encoding Tmh11p (similar to Saccharomyces cerevisiae YJR085C; ancestral locus Anc_7.454); translation: MDHPAIFLTLVNLSGGMMGYQRKGSLISLLGGTTLSATFARAAYLIRYKIDVAQGISIALYSSLVLFMVGMIRGVSSNFEKQVPIILICFGLLSSLYYFYKSTIY
- the NDAI0E04710 gene encoding uncharacterized protein — its product is MSSPDQDTPTNKDGRAPITKTRRSERQRTMPLSSSPNSSLSSTSDSSTSSFISHSRSEFLSPITTPLRQSQQQRQDSSNITQSTTATSDSTTTPIKVSSLIHNHFEKRKRQRIESGDDPDPDVLLKNMITTVDEITQLAATICRQNNVLIDDFPRSTSTPQRTRKRNLEDKNTSKSIRYAEKEEEEEEEDSDYITVKEINELLVFSKKIKKEEIFKRIDQLVAKSEKLRLVREQKRQIENKDQSKNINKRNYSNNKVDQLIQCLKQHEDD
- the SAS3 gene encoding histone acetyltransferase (similar to Saccharomyces cerevisiae SAS3 (YBL052C); ancestral locus Anc_7.371), whose translation is MVITNKPADTNEKFVKSGNIPTLSTDCKSNSNSDTDKSSPMSSSKRRSPSILKNLVIDDNIHSKAQQLYLNSNGTDASTDEDVARRPRMRRNQDRAKISYVFKRGNSRQNSSSRRVKAKHTQLANQVNEQQEYSPYNHTLPLGLNDANKLNENVQFNPIHNDSIDTSSLNDTTNHDTTPLIYNYDYSTIKIKYDPLKYFNFQKNLEFSSSSLYTNSEEQQQEEHEEQEDDVKKFQKISKQLQINSSNDNMININPQQKYSHHFPYNGAILKQKDYSTSNTFPNSNDRDFFLKLLKHSKHASYFNSNTTLANHSNRNDKSIIGKNKIRSKLKITTVVNSSIEYIHINNYEIKTWYKSPYPLSTNKNKILYICELCLKNSNSRQTHYNHQFKCTNHRNNNNIKTPPGNQIYFAQINGLSIWEIDGRENIEYCRNLCLLSKLFLNSKTLYYDVEPFIFYVLMKQTKDSYDYNFIGYFSKEKSNSLNYNLSCILTLPIYQRMGYGNFLMEFSYLLSRREFKLGTPEKPLSDLGLLSYRNFWKIKIAKTLLLIKNAFEQSSSSSSSSSSSSSQAQLTLKTITLNDLANLTGMTTTDVIFGLEQLKLLYYHTPSVPSPASSQFSPNKEEVKIKIKIKSWSILQELVDNWDSKNYPNVEPELLIWKPMIFGPSFGINTLQPPPPISPPLQHHQQSDSISLNTTSGDFFSDHINTLTNFMSDDINDPRDLETVTLESLLKKNEALQKISDLPKSSNDLGETLDHAGGDEEWKLCYKEPILPSTTIAITTMNSGTNVINYNNNNNNNSSNKSKNKRPQKAIFSSEIQITEQEGEDDEPDDDIGDISNTLEDIDNNDDDDQEYSSNDVDEDDEEDDDEEEEENLVSDEEV